GCCGTACCGGCCAGATATTTCGACGTGATGAACAGCTTGGCGCCGCAGTCGCCCACGATGTAGGCGGCCTCGGCCGCCGTCAGCCGCGAGCTGATCGCGGTGTAGATCAGGCCGGCGCGCTGCGCCGCCCAGCAGATCTCGAAGAACCGGGCGTGGTTCTCCAGCATCAGCGCGAGGTGGTCGCCGACCTTCAAGCCGTTGGCGCGGAACATCCGGGCGATCCGGTTGGACCGCTCTTCGAGCTGCCCGTAGGTCACGGTCTCGCCGCTGCCCGCCATCACGTAGGCGATCTTCTCGGGATTGCTGGCGGCGTGGATATGCGGATGCACGAACTTCTCCGGCGGGACGCGGAAACGACGATGCGCATCCAACCGGCCGCGTCGCTCCGGGTCAAGCGCGAGCGGAGGTCAGCACGCCCCCCGCGGCGCGCAGCCGAAGCGCAGCAGGTTGCCGTGGGGGTCGTGGATGTGGAACTCCTTCATATCCCACGGCCGGACCTCGAAGGACGGCAGCCGCGGCACGCCGCGGGGGCGGCACTCCTCGTGGAGCGCCGCCACCTGGCCGCCACGGCTGTCGCAGGACGTGTTGTCGGGATGGATCCGGTCCTCCGCGGGCCGGAAATGGATCTCAATGTCGTCGCGCCTCACCAACAGGCAGTCGCCGTGGCGGTCCGCCGAGAACCCGGGCTGGCCGGCGTAGAGGGCCAGCGACTCGTCGATGTCGAGCGAGGCCCGCACCGGGATCGTCCGCGCCGGCTCGAGGGCCATCGCTCGTCACTTCCGTCGAATGGCATCGGCGCGCCACTTAACTGGAATGCGACCGGATCGCAAAGCCGAATGCCACTCCGGCGGGATCCGGCGATGGACGGCGTCCTCAGGCCGGCGCGGGGACGCCCCGCGCGAAGAAGCAGGCGGCGAGATGCCCGTCGCCGAGATCGTCGAGCGCCGGCGCGGCTTCGACGCAGCGGTCGCGCTTCAGCGGGCAGCGCGGATGGAAATGGCATCCCGCCGGCGGATCGAGCGCGCTGGCGATCTCGCCGCGCGCCTTCTCGAACGCGGCGGTCGAGGTCTTGAACGGATCGGGGATCGCCGCGATCAGCGCGCGCGTGTAGGGATGGCGCGGATCCTCGAAAATGCGGCGCCAGCCGCCGGTCTCGACGATGCGGCCGAGATACATGACGGCGACCCGGTCGCTCATGTGCTCGACCACGCCGAGGTCGTGGCTGATCATGATGTAGGCGAGGCCCAGCTCGTCCTTCAGCTCGAGCAGCAGGTTGATGATCTGGGCGCGGATCGAGACGTCGAGCGCCGACACCGGCTCGTCGCAGATGACCAGGCGCGGGCGCAGGATCAGCGCCCGCGCGATGCCGATGCGCTGGCGCTGGCCGCCGGAGAACTCGTGCGGATAGCGGTCGGCGTGCTCCGGCCGCAGCCCGACCTTGGCCATCATGTCGGCGACGCGGTGGTCGACCTCGGCGCGGTCGCGCACGCCGTGCAGGCGCAGTGGATCGGCGAGCGTGCGGCGCACGGTCTGGCGCGGATTGAGCGACGCGTAGGGGTCCTGGAACACCATCTGCACGGTGCGCGCCGTGGCCATCCGGTCGAGCGCGCCGTCGGCGCCGAGCGCCCGGCCGTCGAGCAGGACGCGGCCGGAGGTCGGCGCCACCAGCCCCATGACGGCGAGCGCCAAGGTCGATTTTCCGCAGCCCGACTCGCCCACCAGGCCAAGGCACTCGCCGGGCTTCACCTCGAGATCGACGCCGTCGACCGCCTTCAGCAGGCGCTTGCGGCCCGCGAACCCGCCGCCGACGGCGTAGTGGACGGCGAGGCGGTCCAGCCGCAGCAACGGGCCGTCGCCGGCGGGCGGCGGCGATGGCGCGGTGGCGGCGGCCATGTCAGCCATGGTGGTGGCAGCGCACGAGATCGTCGCCGCCCAGCGGCGTCGGCGGCGGATCCTCGACCCGGCAGATGTCGGTGGCGACCGCGCAGCGCGGATTGAAGCGGCAACCGTCCGGATAGGACGCGATCGACGGCACGACGCCGGCGATCTCGGTCAGGCGCCGCCGGCCGTGGGCGGCACGACCACCGAGCAGCGGCAGCGACGCGACCAGTCCGCGCGTGTAGGGATGGCGCGGCCGCTGGAAGATCTCGTCGGCGGGACGCGCCTCGACGATCCGGCCGGCATACATCACCGCCACGCGCCGGCACATGTTGGCGACCAGGCCGAGATCGTGGCTGATCATCAGGATCGCTGTGCCCTTGGCGGCGCACAGCTCGCGCATCAGGTCGACGATCTCCGCCTGCACGGTCACGTCGAGCGCCGTGGTCGGCTCGTCGGCGATCAGCAGATCGGGCCCGCAAGCCAGCGCGATGGCGATCATGACGCGCTGGCGCATGCCGCCGGAGAGCTGGTGCGGATAGTCCCTCACGCGGCGCTCCGGCGACGGCACGCGCACCTGGCGCAGCGCCTCGACGGCGCGCGCCTCGGCCTCGCGCCAGCCCGCCCCCTCGTGCAGCACGAACATCTCGGCGATCTGGCGGCCGACCGGCGACAGCGGGTTGAGCGCCGTCATCGGCTCCTGGAAGATCATCGCGACGCGCTTGCCGCGCAGGCGCCGCATCTCCGCGGCCGGCAGGTCCTGGATCTCGACACCGTCGAGCGCGATGCGGCCGCCGGCCAGCGACAGCGGCGCGCGCAGCAGACCCATCACCGCCAGCGCCGTGATGCTCTTGCCGCAGCCCGATTCGCCCACCAGGCCGAACGCCTCGCCGCGGCCGATCGAGAACGACACGCCCTCGACCGCGTCGTGGCGCGTGCCGCCGGCGTCGAGGGCGATGCGCAGGCCGGAGATCTCGAGCAGCGGCGCGGTCATGCGCGGCGCGCCACGGACTGGGGATCGAGGATGTCGCGCAGCCCGTCGCCCAGCAGGTTGAGGCCGAGCACGGTGAAGAAGATGGCGAGGCCGGGGAACACCGACAGCCACGGCGCCGTGGTGATCTGCTCGCGCGCCTCCGACAGCATGCTGCCCCAGCTCGGGAAGGGCGGGCGGATGCCGAGGCCAAGGAAGGACAGTGCCGCTTCGGCGAGGATCGCGCCGCCCATGCCCAGGGTGGCGATGACGATCAGCGGGCCGAGCATGTTGGGCAGCAGCTGCGTGAACATGATGCGCAGGTCGCCGTAGCCGAGGATGCGGGCGGCCTGCACGTAGCCCTGCGACTTCAACGACAGGACCTGCGCGCGCGCGATGCGGCAGGAATACGACCAGTTGGTGAGGCCCAGCGCGATCAGCAGGCTGGTGAGGCCGGGACCGAGGATCGCCATGATGGCGAGCGCGAAGATCAGCGAGGGGATCGCCAGCATCAGGTTGGTGACGCCGCTGACGACGTCGTCCCAGACGCCGCCCCAGTAGCCGGCGGTCAGCCCGAGCGCGACGCCGATGACGCTGTTGGCGATCTGCGACACCACGCCGACCGTCAGCGAGATGCGCGCGCCGTGCACGATGCGCGAATAGATGTCGCGGCCCTGCGCGTCGGTGCCGAACGGGAACTCCCGCCCCGGCGGGATCTCGGCGTTCATCAGGTTGGCGTCGAGCACCGGATCGGTCAGCGCGATCCACGGCGCCAGCACGGCGACCGCGATGGCGAGCCCGACCAGCCCGCCGCCGACCTTGAGGTTGGCCCCCAGCCTCACCGCCATGGCGTCACCCGTAACGGATGCGCGGGTCGATCGCGACGTAGGCGAGGTCGACCAGCGTGTTGATGGCGAGGAAGAACACAACGATCAGCAGGATGCACCCCTGCACGGCGGGGATGTCGCGCTGGAAGACGGAATCGACCAGCAGCGAGCCGAGGCCGGGCCAGGAGAAGAGCTTCTCGACGACCACCGCCTGGCCCATCAGCGAGCCGAACTGCAGGCCGATCGTGGTCAGCACCAGGACCAGCGCGTTGCGCATGACGTGCCACTCCACCACGCGCGCCTCGCTCATGCCCTTGCTGCGCGCGGTGCGCACGAAGTCGGCGTTGAGCACGTCGAGCACGGCGGCGCGGGTCGTGCGCGCCAGCAGCGCCATCGGGCTGACCCCCAGCGCGAGCGCCGGCAGCGTCAGGTGGGCGAGGCCGCCCTCGCCGTAGCCAAAGCTCGGCAGCAGCTTGAGCTGCAGGGCGAACAGGTACATCAACATCAGTCCGAGCCAGAACTTCGGCAGCGACAGGCCGGAGATCGCCACCACCATCGAGGCGGTGTCGAGCGCGCTGCCGGGCTTGAGCGCGGCGACGAAGCCCAGCGGCACCCCGACCACGATGGCGAACAGCATGGAGGCGAGGACCAGCTTGAGCGATGGCCACAGGCGCGCGCCGATCAGCTTGGTCACCGGTTCGCGGGTGCGGAACGAGTTGCCGAAATCGCCGACCACGGTGCGTCCGACGTATTTGACGAACCGTTCGACCAGCGGGTCGTCGAGCCCCATCTCCTTGCGCATGCGCTCCATCACGGCGGGGTCGACCATGCCGCGGCCGTCCTCGTTCATGCCGGAGATGAAGCTGCCGGGCAGGACGCTGAACAGCAGGAAGACCAGCGCGACGACCGCCACGAGGGTCGGCACGACGTTGAGCAGGCGCCTGACGAGGACAGCGAGCATCGTGGATCCGTCACGCAGCGGACGGCGGGGACGCCGCCGTCCGCGCGTGGACCGTTCGACCGCTTCCGGTCACTTCGCCGGCGACTTCTCGTCGACCCAGATGTCCTCGACATACTGGTGGGTGATCTCGGTCGGGTTGGCCTGCAGGCCGTGGATCCACGGCTGGTAGGCGAGCACGGCCTTGTTGTAGTTGAAGAACCACACCGGCGCCTCCTCGTGGATCAGCGCGTTGGCCTGGCGCAGCAGGTCGTTGCGCTTGGCCTGGTCGGCGGTCTTGCCGGCGTCGTCGAGCAGCTTGTCGAAGGCCGGGTTGTTGAAGCCGGTGTAGTTGCAGGCCGTGCGCGGCGTCTTGGAGTAGTAGCAGCGCAGCGTGGCGAGCGAGTCCGGCCCGGTCAGGTTCGAGCCGATATAGGCCTGGTGGTCGCCCTTCTGCGCGATCTCGGTCAGCACCGTGACCTCGACCAGCTTGGGCTTCACCTTGATGCCGACGCGCGCCAACATCGGGATGATGGCCTCGACGATCGGCAGGCCCCAGCTCTCGTTCGGGCTGGTGGTCAGCTCGAACTCGAAGCCGTTGGGATAGCCCGCCTCGGCCAGCAGCTTCTTGGCCTTCTCAGGGTCGAAGGCGTAGGGCTTCATCGCCTTGTCGTAGGCCGGCGACGACAGCGGCAGCCAGCTCGTCGCGCGGTAGGCCTTGTCCTTGACCAGCCGCTTGATGATCAGGTCGGTGTCGATGGCGTGGTTGACCGCCTGGCGCACGCGCTTGTCGGAGAACGGCTTGTAGGCGTGGTTCAGGGTGAGCGCGCGGGTGAACATCTCCGCGACCTCGAGGATGCCGCCCTTCAGCGCCGGGTCCTCCCGGTAGGCGACGTACTGCGCCGGCCCGAGGATCGAGGTGTCGATCTCCTTGTTGCGGAAGGCGACGTCGCGCGCGGCGGCCTCGGCCATGATCTGCACCACGAGCCGGTCGGCGTAGGGCTTGCCCGGCTTGTAGAATTTCTCCCAGCGCTCGGCGACGACGCGGCTGCCGGGGATGTGCTCCTTGAACTTGAACGGGCCGAGGCCGACGGGATTGGCCGCGAAATTGCCCTTCTCGACCTCCTCCTTCGGCAGGATCGCCGTGGTGCCGGAGAAGAAGTAGTAGGCCGGGTCGACGATGTCCGTGACCGTCATCTCGAGCGTGAAGTCGTCGATCTTCCGCAGGCCGGAGATCTCCTTGGCCTGGCCCTTCTCGACGTCGACCGCGCCCTTGATGACGCGCACGTAGCGCGCGGCGGCGAAGCCCTTGGTGCCGTCCATGATGCGCGTGAACGACCAGATGACGTCGTCCGCCGTCATCTTGCGGCCGTTGTGGAAGAAGGCGTCGTCGCGCAGCTTGAAGGTGTGCGTCAGCCCGTCGGCCGACGCCGTGACCGAGAGCGCCAGCTCGGGCACCAGCTTGCCGCCGGCCGAATCCCAGTTGAACAGCGTGCGGTGGATCGCCTTGCCGACGATGTCGTCCTGCGCGCGCGGCGTGGCGTGCGGGTCGAGGCTGCCGAAGCTGGCGGCGTAGGGCGCCGTCATGCGGATCGTGCCGCCCTTGCGCGGCGTCTGCGCGTCGGCGACGCCCGCGAAGAGCGTCAGCACCGCGGCTACAATGGCGAACTTCCTCATCGCGATCCCCCCAGATCCCGCGCGGCGCGGACGGTCGCGCCGGCGTTGTCCGGCGCCATATGACCACCGCGCGCGCCGGCAACGCAAGCTTCACGCGCCGACGGCCGGCGGAAGCGCCGGCGGCGGGCCGGAACCGCGCGTCAGAGGGGATGGTCGTGGTGCCCGCGGCCCGACTCGAACGGGCACGCCGTTTCCGGCGGATGATTTTGAGAGACCGGATATGCCCTATCCTTTGTGTATCCGGCAGTATCCGTTTTCCCGATAACCGATTGTCAGCACTAGCTTTTTTCGGTTCTCAGAACACACATACCTAGCCGGACGTACGCTACGGTTGGCTTTCTAGGTGCACCTATGTTGCACCTGAAATCCAACCTCAACGGAGGTTAGGAATGCCCAAAATCAAACTCACTAAGACTGCTGTCGACGCCGCAACCGCCCAGGAGCGCGATTACGAACTCCGCGATACGACGATACCGGGGTTCCTTGTCAAGGTCACCCCGACCGGCCGCAAGATATTCATGGTCGCCTATGTCGCCCATAACGGACAGCGCCGAAAGCCCGCTATCGGCCGCTACGGTGAGATCACCGTCGAGCAAGCTCGGGGCATCGCTCAGGACTGGTTGGCCGAAGTCCGCCGCGGCATCGATCCCAGCGCCGAGCGAGCCACCGCCCGGCAGGCGCCTACGGTCAAAGAACTCTTTGACCGGTTCATCACCGACTACTCGGAGAGCCGCAACAAGCCATCCACGGTCGAGTCGAACCGCGGTTACGGCAGGCGCTACATCATCCCGGTGCTCGGCCAATTGAAGGTGCCCGACGTCGCCCGCGCCGACATCTCAAACCTAATGAAGAAGATGTCGAAGAAGCCGACGAACGCGAACCGCGTCCTCGCCGCCGTGCGGAAGATGTTCAACATGGCCGAGGTCTGGGGCATGCGCCCCGACGGGTCGAACCCGTGCCGCCACGTCCCGAAGTACCCGGAACGGGGAAAGACACGGCTCATCACCGACAGCGAAATGAAGAAGCTCTTCGCCTACCTCGCGCGCGCCGAGGCGGAGGGGCTTGAGCATCCCTTCATCATTCTGGCGATCCGTCTCCAGTTCGAATTCGCCGCGCGCATGTCGGAGATCCTCCAGCTCGAATGGTCCTGGATCGATTACGACAACCGGCGGGTGGTCTGGCCTGACAGCAAGACCGGCGGCATGTCCAAGCCCATGAGCGCAGAAGCGCAGCGGCTCTTCGAGACTGCGCCGCTCCTGGAGGAATCGCCCTTCGTCTGCCCGTCCGTCTTCGATCCCAACCTGCCAATGTCGAAGCACACCTATTACCAGGGCTGGCGGCGCATTCTTGAGCGCGCCGGACTGCCGCATATCGGAACGCATGGCATCCGCCACCGCTCGGCGACCGACATCGCCAACTCCGGCGTGCCGGTGAAGGTCGGCATGGCGCTCACCGCGCACAAGACGGTGACCATGTTCATGAAGTACGTGCACACCGAGGACGATCCGGTGCGAGCTGCGGCGGAGGCGGTGAACCAGCGGCGACAGGCGTTGCTCGGTGGTCAGCCGGCGACCCTAGCTCCGATCTCCACGCCGGCGCCGGTTGTGGACGTGCCTTCGGTGGCGCCTGAAGTCGAGGCGATCGAGCCAGTGCTGACGGCAGCCGGCAAGCCCCTCGGCTACGAGGACGGCCAGTATGCCTCCCGCACCAAGCTCGGAAACTATCGACCGTTCCGTCACCGCTCTGGTGAAAACCGCGCCGTCCCTCCCGGCACCAAGCGCGACGAGAACAAGGAGGCGAGCCATGCGTAAGGACGCCAACCCGCAGCGTCGTTGGCCTACGCCGGACATCCTGCGTCGGGCCAGGTTCGTCGAGGACGCCGGACCGATCCGCTTCGTCGATAC
The genomic region above belongs to Rhodospirillales bacterium and contains:
- a CDS encoding VOC family protein; amino-acid sequence: MALEPARTIPVRASLDIDESLALYAGQPGFSADRHGDCLLVRRDDIEIHFRPAEDRIHPDNTSCDSRGGQVAALHEECRPRGVPRLPSFEVRPWDMKEFHIHDPHGNLLRFGCAPRGAC
- a CDS encoding ATP-binding cassette domain-containing protein; amino-acid sequence: MAAATAPSPPPAGDGPLLRLDRLAVHYAVGGGFAGRKRLLKAVDGVDLEVKPGECLGLVGESGCGKSTLALAVMGLVAPTSGRVLLDGRALGADGALDRMATARTVQMVFQDPYASLNPRQTVRRTLADPLRLHGVRDRAEVDHRVADMMAKVGLRPEHADRYPHEFSGGQRQRIGIARALILRPRLVICDEPVSALDVSIRAQIINLLLELKDELGLAYIMISHDLGVVEHMSDRVAVMYLGRIVETGGWRRIFEDPRHPYTRALIAAIPDPFKTSTAAFEKARGEIASALDPPAGCHFHPRCPLKRDRCVEAAPALDDLGDGHLAACFFARGVPAPA
- a CDS encoding ABC transporter ATP-binding protein; translated protein: MTAPLLEISGLRIALDAGGTRHDAVEGVSFSIGRGEAFGLVGESGCGKSITALAVMGLLRAPLSLAGGRIALDGVEIQDLPAAEMRRLRGKRVAMIFQEPMTALNPLSPVGRQIAEMFVLHEGAGWREAEARAVEALRQVRVPSPERRVRDYPHQLSGGMRQRVMIAIALACGPDLLIADEPTTALDVTVQAEIVDLMRELCAAKGTAILMISHDLGLVANMCRRVAVMYAGRIVEARPADEIFQRPRHPYTRGLVASLPLLGGRAAHGRRRLTEIAGVVPSIASYPDGCRFNPRCAVATDICRVEDPPPTPLGGDDLVRCHHHG
- a CDS encoding ABC transporter permease, with protein sequence MRLGANLKVGGGLVGLAIAVAVLAPWIALTDPVLDANLMNAEIPPGREFPFGTDAQGRDIYSRIVHGARISLTVGVVSQIANSVIGVALGLTAGYWGGVWDDVVSGVTNLMLAIPSLIFALAIMAILGPGLTSLLIALGLTNWSYSCRIARAQVLSLKSQGYVQAARILGYGDLRIMFTQLLPNMLGPLIVIATLGMGGAILAEAALSFLGLGIRPPFPSWGSMLSEAREQITTAPWLSVFPGLAIFFTVLGLNLLGDGLRDILDPQSVARRA
- a CDS encoding ABC transporter permease, which produces MLAVLVRRLLNVVPTLVAVVALVFLLFSVLPGSFISGMNEDGRGMVDPAVMERMRKEMGLDDPLVERFVKYVGRTVVGDFGNSFRTREPVTKLIGARLWPSLKLVLASMLFAIVVGVPLGFVAALKPGSALDTASMVVAISGLSLPKFWLGLMLMYLFALQLKLLPSFGYGEGGLAHLTLPALALGVSPMALLARTTRAAVLDVLNADFVRTARSKGMSEARVVEWHVMRNALVLVLTTIGLQFGSLMGQAVVVEKLFSWPGLGSLLVDSVFQRDIPAVQGCILLIVVFFLAINTLVDLAYVAIDPRIRYG
- a CDS encoding ABC transporter substrate-binding protein; translation: MRKFAIVAAVLTLFAGVADAQTPRKGGTIRMTAPYAASFGSLDPHATPRAQDDIVGKAIHRTLFNWDSAGGKLVPELALSVTASADGLTHTFKLRDDAFFHNGRKMTADDVIWSFTRIMDGTKGFAAARYVRVIKGAVDVEKGQAKEISGLRKIDDFTLEMTVTDIVDPAYYFFSGTTAILPKEEVEKGNFAANPVGLGPFKFKEHIPGSRVVAERWEKFYKPGKPYADRLVVQIMAEAAARDVAFRNKEIDTSILGPAQYVAYREDPALKGGILEVAEMFTRALTLNHAYKPFSDKRVRQAVNHAIDTDLIIKRLVKDKAYRATSWLPLSSPAYDKAMKPYAFDPEKAKKLLAEAGYPNGFEFELTTSPNESWGLPIVEAIIPMLARVGIKVKPKLVEVTVLTEIAQKGDHQAYIGSNLTGPDSLATLRCYYSKTPRTACNYTGFNNPAFDKLLDDAGKTADQAKRNDLLRQANALIHEEAPVWFFNYNKAVLAYQPWIHGLQANPTEITHQYVEDIWVDEKSPAK
- a CDS encoding tyrosine-type recombinase/integrase, which encodes MPKIKLTKTAVDAATAQERDYELRDTTIPGFLVKVTPTGRKIFMVAYVAHNGQRRKPAIGRYGEITVEQARGIAQDWLAEVRRGIDPSAERATARQAPTVKELFDRFITDYSESRNKPSTVESNRGYGRRYIIPVLGQLKVPDVARADISNLMKKMSKKPTNANRVLAAVRKMFNMAEVWGMRPDGSNPCRHVPKYPERGKTRLITDSEMKKLFAYLARAEAEGLEHPFIILAIRLQFEFAARMSEILQLEWSWIDYDNRRVVWPDSKTGGMSKPMSAEAQRLFETAPLLEESPFVCPSVFDPNLPMSKHTYYQGWRRILERAGLPHIGTHGIRHRSATDIANSGVPVKVGMALTAHKTVTMFMKYVHTEDDPVRAAAEAVNQRRQALLGGQPATLAPISTPAPVVDVPSVAPEVEAIEPVLTAAGKPLGYEDGQYASRTKLGNYRPFRHRSGENRAVPPGTKRDENKEASHA